A segment of the Catenuloplanes nepalensis genome:
TGCAGATCGCCGGGGAACCGGTCGAGGCCGCGCTGCCCGTCCGGCTTCTCATAGCCGTACATCGGCACCAGCGTCTCACCGTCGAACACGCTCCACACCGCGTGCGCCGCGAAGTACCCGGCCATCCGGGCGGTCTCCCACATCCCCCCAGCCTGCCATGCCGTGGCCCGCCACCCTCAGCGGATCTCCACGACCGTCCCCGGACGGCCGCCGCGGAGCGAGCTCCAGACCGGTGGCGACGACGGTCTCCGGCGGGATCAGCGGGGGCGTACGCGCGCGGTCGGCCGGTGACATGGCGGCGAGCCTGGCGTGGGCGCGCGGCAGGCCGATCCAGGCGGGGACGACGCAGGTCATCCGGACGCGGTGGCGCTCCCACAGTCCGGCGGAGGCGGCCGTGAAGCGGATCAACGCGGCCTTGGCCGCGGCGTACTCGGGGGAGCCGTACGGCTCGGCGCCGAGCGCGGCGGACGAGGAGACGTTCAGGATCGCGCCGCCGCCGAGGCGCTCCAGCCCGCCACCGGCGCCGGTGACGATCGCGATTCGTTCGGTCATGCGTCTCTCCCTACCCCGGCGCGGGCCGGAGAAGCCGGGAAGACCGCAGAAGCCGGAAAGAGCGGTGCGGTACCGGGCGGCGGGACGGAGAATGGCGGTCATGAATGATCGGCGTGTGAGGGCACTGGTGGTGCGGGGTGGCTGGGAGGGGCATCGGCCGGTCGAGGCGACCGGCCTGTTCCTGCCGTTCCTGGAGGCCGGCGGCTATGAGGTGCGGGTCACCGGGGACACCGCGGTCTACGCGGACGCGGACGAGATGGCGCGCACGGACCTGATCGTGCAGTGCGTGACCATGTCCGAGATCAAGGCGGACGAGGTGAAGGGGCTGCGGGCGGCGGTCGCGGCCGGGACCGGGTTCACCGGATGGCACGGCGGCATCGCGGACTCGTTCCGGGCGTCGTCGGACTACCTGCAACTGGTCGGCGGCCAGTTCGCGACGCACCCGAGCCTGCCGCCGGAGGCCTGCGCGGGCGGTCCGGAGGACAACTTCCTTCCGCACACGATCGAGCTCACCACGCTCGGCCGGGAGCACCCGATCACGGCGGGGCTGGACGACTTCGCGCTGACCACCGAGCAGTACTGGGTGCTGCACGACGACCTCAGCGACGTGCTGGCGACCACCACGCACCCGGCGCCGGAATGGCATCCGTGGCACCGGCCGGTCACCTCACCGGCGGTGTGGACGCGGCTCTGGGGCGCCGGCCGGATCGTGGTGTCGACCCCGGGACACAGCCTGGACGTGCTGGAACACCCGAGCGTACGGACGATCATCGAGAGGGGCATGGTGTGGGCGACCCGCACGGCATCGGCATCGTAGGCACCGGATTCATCTCCCGCGCCTACCTGGACACGCTGGCCGGGCACCCGGCTGCCCGGATCACCGCGGTCGCCGACCTGGACCCGGACCGGGCCGCCGCGGTCGCGGCCGAGTTGCCCGGCGCCCGCGCGCTGACCGTGGACGCGCTGCTGGACAGCCCGGACGTGGACACCGTGCTGAACCTCACGATCCCGGCCGCGCACGCGGAGATCGCGCTGCGGGCGGTGACCGCGGGCAAGCGCGTCTACGGCGAGAAACCGCTGGCCGCGACGTTCGAGGAGGCGGCACACGTGGTCGCGGAGGCGGCCCGCGCGGACGTGCTCCTCGGCTGCGCGCCGGACACCGTGCTCGGCACCGGCACCCAGACCGCGCGCGCCGCGATCGACGCCGGCACGATCGGCCGGCCGTTGTCCGCGCTGGCCGTGATGGTGACGCCGGGCCACGAGCGCTGGCACCCGAACCCGGACTTCTACTACGCGCCCGGCGGCGGGCCGCTGCTCGACATGGGCCCGTACTACCTGTCCGCGCTGGTCCACCTGCTCGGCCCGATCCGCGCGGTGACCGGCGCCGGGGCGCGGCTGCGCGGCGAGCGGACGATCGGGTCCGGCACGCGCGCGGGTGAACGCATCCCGGTCGGCGTGGACACGCACGTCACGGGCGTCCTGGAGCACGCGGGCGGCGCACTCTCGACGATCACCACCAGCTTCGACGGCGTCCGCACCAGCGCGGCCCCGATCGAGGTGCACGGCGAATCCGGCACGCTGATCGTCCCGGACCCGAACACGTTCGCCGGCGACGTCCGCCTCTTCCCGCTCGGCGGCGACGCCTGGCAGACACTCCCACCCTCGGCCGGCTACGCCGACTCCGCCCGCGGCATCGGCCTGCTCGACATGATCACCACCGACGCCCCCGAGCCGCGCGCCGGCGGCACCCTGGCGCTGCACGTCCTGGAGGCGATGACCGCGCTGCTCCGCTCCGCCACCGACGGTCACCGCATCACCCTGACCACGACCACCGGCCGTCCCTCCCCGGTCCCGCTCACCCCACCGGAAACCTGGCGACGCTGACACCGAGCGACACGTCAGGCCACCTGCTTCAGGGCCTGACGTGTCACCGGCCACCAAATCCACGTCCACATTCGTTTCCCGCTTCCGGCGTGGCTGAGTTCCCAGTGCTCCCGCGGGCACCGGTCGTCGCTGGCGCTCCTCCCTGCCGGTCCCGGCGTGTCGCGGCCCGCATCGGGGCAGGCAATCCACGCGCGCCCAGCCCGCCGGGCCGGCGAGCATCGCCACAGCGAACTCACCCCCGTCGGCCCTGCCCACGCCGGATTGGCGTGTGTCGCGGGCCTTCGCGGGCGTCAGGTCGGTAGACCGG
Coding sequences within it:
- a CDS encoding ThuA domain-containing protein, with the translated sequence MNDRRVRALVVRGGWEGHRPVEATGLFLPFLEAGGYEVRVTGDTAVYADADEMARTDLIVQCVTMSEIKADEVKGLRAAVAAGTGFTGWHGGIADSFRASSDYLQLVGGQFATHPSLPPEACAGGPEDNFLPHTIELTTLGREHPITAGLDDFALTTEQYWVLHDDLSDVLATTTHPAPEWHPWHRPVTSPAVWTRLWGAGRIVVSTPGHSLDVLEHPSVRTIIERGMVWATRTASAS
- a CDS encoding Gfo/Idh/MocA family protein; the protein is MGDPHGIGIVGTGFISRAYLDTLAGHPAARITAVADLDPDRAAAVAAELPGARALTVDALLDSPDVDTVLNLTIPAAHAEIALRAVTAGKRVYGEKPLAATFEEAAHVVAEAARADVLLGCAPDTVLGTGTQTARAAIDAGTIGRPLSALAVMVTPGHERWHPNPDFYYAPGGGPLLDMGPYYLSALVHLLGPIRAVTGAGARLRGERTIGSGTRAGERIPVGVDTHVTGVLEHAGGALSTITTSFDGVRTSAAPIEVHGESGTLIVPDPNTFAGDVRLFPLGGDAWQTLPPSAGYADSARGIGLLDMITTDAPEPRAGGTLALHVLEAMTALLRSATDGHRITLTTTTGRPSPVPLTPPETWRR
- a CDS encoding SDR family NAD(P)-dependent oxidoreductase; protein product: MTERIAIVTGAGGGLERLGGGAILNVSSSAALGAEPYGSPEYAAAKAALIRFTAASAGLWERHRVRMTCVVPAWIGLPRAHARLAAMSPADRARTPPLIPPETVVATGLELAPRRPSGDGRGDPLRVAGHGMAGWGDVGDRPDGRVLRGARGVERVRR